The Arthrobacter sp. MN05-02 genome includes the window GGATACCCGGCGTAGAACCGGATAAACGGCTCCCCCAGGACCAGGGGGTTGGTGCTGAAGCGTTCATCCTCGAGCGCGTCGGTGACGATGAGAGGCCCCGCACTTCGGATCGTCGCGTGGCAGAACGTGATCTCCCGAGGCAGGTTCTGCTCGATCGGACCGACGACGGACTTCAGGAACATGCGCCGGTCATCGATCAGGGCGACGATCGAGGAGCTGACACCGAAATGGTCTTTGGCCTGCTGCGTAAACCGGTCGAACCGCTCCTCCGGCACCGAATCAAGCAGATGCGTCTGATCAAGAGCAGCCAACCGCTCCGTCTCCTGCTCGTCCTCCGTGAAGAGGAATGCACCCATCGCGCCCAGCGCGCGCCGAGAATCCCCCGGTGCCTGATCCGCCTCATCCTCGCCACCGACCGGCACCCGAACCAGCACAGGGGTCGCCTCAAGCAACTCGTTGGCCGCCTCCGCCAGCAACCGCCGTTCAGAGGCAGGCAAGTCGAGCAGGCCCGACAGGTAGGCCTGAACCTCGAACAACGAGATAAGACCTCCGAGCCCGTAGTACCGCACCCACAGGTCCTCCACGCTCAGCTGCGCCTCGGCCAGGGCACGCGTCGTCACCCTCACCTGCACTTGCCCGTCCATCCCAGCCTCCACAGCAAACCTGACGACGCATCGGGAGCCCCAACCCACTCCGCACCACGATAATCAGCACCCTTAGTAATTCAGGGTATCGCGCCTCCGCCCACCGACCCAACAACCAGGTCGACCGACCCGGGGGAGTTTGTCGACTGGTTTGGCGATGCGGCGTCGACTGCACCTACCGCTCGAGTCGTAGACGGAGCGGTCGATGCCCTGCCGGGATGGTTGGAGTTCCATGACGATGAGTGCCTGCAGCTAGAGTGGAGGGATCTTTTACGGTCCGGCTGGTCTCGAAACCTCGGGTTGGCATCAAAAAAGATGATGACCTGTATGGACCCTGCCGGAAAGACCTTATGACTAGCGTCAGCGCAGCCAACACCAGTTTCGAGAACTACCGGATTGTGCGCCTGGACCGGTGCGCAGTGTTCGTGTCCATGGCGCAGCCGATGACCATCACGGAGCAGGACGCCCTCGAGATCCTGCAGAAGAGCTTCGAACTCACCCAGCACCGCCAGTACGCCCTGCTCGTCGACATGAGCATGACTCTTAACATCTCACCCGAGGCGCGGCGGGTCTTCTCCTCCGCCCGGAACATCCTGGTTGCAGCGATGCTCGGTAGCACTCCAATGGACCGGATGCTCTCCGCCCCCTACGAGCACGCTATTTATCCTTCCGAGTACTTCACCGACAAGGACGAAGCACTCCGTTGGCTGCGTCTCATGCACGACATGCTCTGCCAGGATCCCGTTGAACACACCCTGAGCCTGACCATCGACCTGGACCCTTTCAGGAACCGCCAGCAAACCGCTGCCGTTCCCGCCAGCCGTTCATCAGAGCAAACAAGTCATAGGCACGCTTCCGCTCATGCAGATCCTGACGCATCACGAGTGATTGAACCACCGGATTCGGCGCTCGAAAGCAGGAATGTCACGGACTTCTTCGAGCGAATCACGCTTCTCGGTGCCCAGCTCTTCAACGAAGATCGATCCGTACCCTGCGGACTGATGTTCAAACACGACGACGGACAAACCCTGTTCTACAGTGCATCGCCTCAGATCATTGCCATGTACACGGCACAAAACGCACTAGTCGGTACAGGCGGGCCCGCCCCACATGCCCTACGCGCCGCAGAAATGCAGGTCGCCGACGACACAAGCAACCCGGCGTATCCGCCGTTCTTCAAAGTCACCGCGTCCCTGGGATACTCCTCAATCCTCAGCGTTCCCCTGAACAGCGGCGCCAACAGTTCCGCATCCCTAAACTTCTACGCCCAACCCAAGGGCTTCTTCACAACAGACAAGCAGCGCATCGCCACGGTCTTTGCAGAACAAACCACCATCGCCATAGACATGATGATGCGCGCAGCCCAACACCAAAACACCATGGTCAACCTGCACTCGGCGATGCAAACTCGAACCAGCATCGACATCGCCATCGGTATCATCATCGCGCAAAACCGCTGCACCCAGAGCGAAGCCTTCGACATCCTGAAAAAGGCCTCCAACACCCGCAACATCAAACTGCGCGACCTCGCCCAGAACATCGTCAGGCAGGCAACCGGCTCCCCACCCGAGCTTCACTTCACCCTCTAAGCCAGCATCGAGGACACCTCACAACTAATGAGCAGTTGTGCACACCTCGACGAGACAGCGCCGCCCCTCACCCGTTACCGCTCTTTAGCTGTCTTGCTTTCTCATCCTTACATCAGGGCGACAGTCCCGTGAATGGAACGCTCCTCGAATATCGGGCGCACTGCCCGGAGCCGGATGGCGCTTCTACCCCTTTACATATCGGGCATCTTCCTCGGGCGTCCACTCCTGTTCCATGTAGCTCCGGCGAAATCACGATTGGTCGGGACTGTCTTATGGCGGGTGGGACCAGTGAGGGGGCATGTTTTATGGCATGCGAGGGCTGCTGAACGGGTCGGTCTCAATGTCACAGCGATACAAGCCCTGGGCTTCATCGTCGAGGCCCAGGCTGGCATTGAAGCCTTCAGCCCACGAGCATTAGCCGGCGTCCTTGATGTATCCACGGCCAGCATGACCGTCATCACCGACCGCCTGGAAGATGCGGGACTCGTCGAACGCTGACCAAATGTGGCCGACCGTCGGAAAATGTGCCTTCCCCCACCCAGCAGGGCAACACGATGCACGACCACCTCCGGAAGGAGCTCGAAACATCGGTCAGCACGGGTCTAGCCATACTGGCCGAAAATGAACACCTTGCCTTCTGCAAAAATCTGACCGCCCTGAGCCGCCTGTAATCACGATGGGGACCATCCAGCCTTGATCAGGAACCTTGTCGTACTGAGCGGAGAGGTCAGCATCTTCTGCGACGACCGCGACGACCGCCTGGAGCACTGCAATTGCACGCGCAGCCTTTCGTCGCTGAGCTACGCACCGACCGAAATCATGACGCCGACCGCGAGGCAGCCCTTGATTGTCTTACGCAGGACCTGCGGGAAGTATGCGGCGCTCTCCCGACTGCTGCTCGGAGACAGCGGTGATTCCCCTTCCCTTCCGTGAACCTAACCAGGAGCAGGAATTTCAGCATTCCGGTGTTTTCCGGGGGAAATCCTCGCGCCATGCAACGCTGGGAAATCCCCTGTTTCGTGTGCCGCAGCGCGGTTAGGTCACCTCGGCGAGGTGGGTATCAGGACTGGATGCACCCTAAACTTGCTCGTATGACAGAAACCGTCGCTCGGACCGATGCTCTCGACCGACTTCGGGTGATCGATGGCGAGAAGACAGATCCTCAGACTCTCTTGAATACCGTGACGACACTCGCGGCGGGGTACTTCCTTCCCCTCCCTGTGGAGTGCGGTATCACCGTGCACACCCGGCGGCAGTTGGTCTCGATGGCTCATACCCTGCCGGTGATCGGTGTCATCGAGGAAGCTCAGAACCCTGGCGACGGAGGCCCTGTCTTCAACTCCCTGGCACGCGGCTCCAGCACGATCGTGAACGATACCCTCTCGGACGACAGGTGGCCCGTATACCTGCAGATGGTTGCAGGACATGGATACCGCTCCATCCTGTCGGTCTGCCTCGCAGCGGTAGGACCTTCGCGAGCGACCATCAACTTCTACGCGCACCCACCGCACAGCTTCGGTCCCCTTCATCTCGCCGCCGGCGAGCAGTTCGCTGCGATCGCCGCGCAACGGTTGCGCGTCGCCCTCACCCGATAGACCGCAGGAGTTCCGTTACCGGAGGCGCATCCGTTGAGATGGTTTCGGGGGTGGCTCGGGTGTGACTGGTGATCCAGTTGGTGAGGTGTTCTGGTGGGAGGGGTCTGCTGTAGTGGTATCCCTGTGCGAGGTCGCATCCCATACTGAGCAGGGTCGAGCGTTGGCTGTCCGTCTCGACTCCTTCGGCGACGGCTCTGATACCTACGGCGTGGGCGAGTTGGATGCAGCTTGAGACGATCGCGCTGTCACCGTCGTCGTTGCCGAGTCCGTTGACGAAGGACCGGTCGATCTTGAGTTCGTCGATGGGAAAGTCTTTGAGGTAGGTCAGGCTTGCATAGCCTGTACCGAAGTCGTCGATCGCCAGTCCCACGCCCAGTGCTTTGAGAGCGGTAAGTACCGTGAGTGCTACCGCGGGATTGTTCATGAGCGCCGTCTCGGTGATTTCAAGGGTCAGCAGGTGAGGCTCGAAGTCGTGCCGGGCGAGGGCGGCTTCTACGATCCCTGTGAGTTGAGGATCAATGAGTTGGCGGGCTGAGAGATTCACGGCGATCTCGACCGGTGCATGCACCGCGGCCGATCTGCGCCACTGGGCGCCCTGCCTGATGGCTTCATCGAGTACCCGTGCTCCTAGGTCGCGGATGAGTCCGGACTCCTCCGCTAGGTCGATGAAGTCGATTGGTTGCAGGAGGCCTCGCGTCGGGTGTTCCCACCGGACCAGTGCTTCGACGCCGTTGATGACACTTGTGGCCACGTTCATGCGGGGTTGGTAGTGCACGCGCAACTGGCCAGTTTCTATCCCGTGGCGGAGTTCCCCTAGAAGACGCATCCGGTTTACTGCCGGATCGGACTCGGAGGGGTCATGGACCTCCCAGGTGTTGCGGCCCCGCGCTTTCGCCCGATACATGGCGATGTCAGCTTGACGCAGCAGCCGGCCGGAATCCATATCTCGGGCGTCGGTGAGGGCAATACCGATACTGGCGGAACAAACAACTTCCAGCCCCTCGATGACCATCGAGCTGTTGACCGCCTCGAGCAGCCGTTCCGCTAATGCCGTTGCGTCGGACAGGGAGTTGATGTGCTCGACCACGACGAACTCGTCTCCAGCGAGCCTCGCGACGGTACCCGTGTCCCGTGTGGCTGAGGAAAGCCGCCGCGCCACGATGTTGAGCAGTTCGTCCCCTGCGTTGTGTCCGAGGCTGTCGTTGACCGACTTGAAGTGATCGAGGTCCACGAACAGGACGGCGACCTTCATACTGGAAAGTGGCTCTGCGATGCCCCGTTCGAGGATGGTCGCGAGACCCGCCCGGTTCGGTAGCCCGGTGAGGGAGTCGTGCAGCGCGAGGTGCTGCAGACCGGCTTCGGCGCGGACGCTTCGCGCTTCGGACTCTTCCGCCCGCCGGCGGGCCTCGACGAGTTCGAGCTCGTACTGGCGGCGTTCGTGGGCGCTGAAGATGATCACCCGGATCTCGGAACCACCATCGGAACGGATCGACCGGACAGCTGTGAGCAGGGCGGCCCTGCGTCGTCCTTCCGCGTCCAGAATCTCCAGGGACACCTCGGACACCCTGCCGGTGAGCTGCAGTTGGGGGGCGCTGTGGGTTGAATGGAGAAGACGATCTCCTATCGGCATGAGCCGGGGAAGAGACATGCCGATGACGTCGTCGCTGCCATACCCCGTCCAGGTCAGAAAGCTCGTATTAGCGGCAGTGATCGTCCAAGCCTCATCGGTGATCAGGTAACCGCATGGTGCCTGCTGAAACAGCTGCTCGTAATCCGTGCTGGTAGTCACTAAAGGCCCGTCATCTGGTGTCGCAGGTACTGCAGAACTGCCTGTGCTGTTTCCTCTGGGGCGCTGGCCTGGGGTACGTGTCCGGTCGCCGCGAGTTCAACGAGCGTACTGCCTGCCAGCCGCTCGTTCAGGTAACGGCCCACCTCCGGGGGTGCGAGCATGTCATCGGAGCACTGAAGGATCAGCGCCGGAACAGTCAGGTCGGTCAGGTGCGAGCGTATGTCGGAAAGGAAACTGACTCTCGCGAAATTCCGTGCAGTATCAGGGTTGGTTCGGCAGAAACTCGCCTCGAGTTCATCCGTCAGTTCGGGTGTGCCGGGATTACCCATGATGATTGGCGCAAGCGAGGCCGACCACGCGAAATAGTTGCTGTCCAGCGATTCCAAGAGCCCATCGATGTCCTGCTGTGTGAACCCGCCGACATAACTTTCGGAAGGGTCATCGATGTAGGACGGCGACGGAGCCACTAGGACAAGCCCTTGGAACCTGTCCGCGTCCGCGATACCAGCCTCGATAGCCATCAGGGTCGCCACGCTGTGCGCAACGAGGACAACATCGTGAAGCTCCAGCTCACCGCACAAAGCGAGTAAATCCATGACATAACCATCGAGAGTCGAATACTTCTCGGGATCGTACTGGTCAAGATCGGACAGCCCTGAGCCCATGTGGTCGAACAATACGATCCG containing:
- a CDS encoding hydrolase, which encodes MGSGLSDLDQYDPEKYSTLDGYVMDLLALCGELELHDVVLVAHSVATLMAIEAGIADADRFQGLVLVAPSPSYIDDPSESYVGGFTQQDIDGLLESLDSNYFAWSASLAPIIMGNPGTPELTDELEASFCRTNPDTARNFARVSFLSDIRSHLTDLTVPALILQCSDDMLAPPEVGRYLNERLAGSTLVELAATGHVPQASAPEETAQAVLQYLRHQMTGL